AAGAGCCATCAAGAGGCACTGGTAGATAACTAAGAAACTCAGAGCTATAACTACTAGCTACATAATCACTCCACTCAAAGCAAAAGGCTAGAAACTTAAATGGCTCATCTGCTTCAAACCACCACTTATTCTCATAAGGGTCTTTAGCTACCATTAGGATGTCTTTCTCGTGAGCTTTAGCCCAAGTCCATCTCTCAATCATAGGAAGCTTATCATCTCCAAAAGTATTAGCACCAAGCATTGAAAGCCATTTAGCTCCCTCAGCTCCTAGAGCTACACCATTAGCAAACTTTAGGAGTGCTTTTGATAAGTCATTACCTTGTGGGTTAGGGCAACCACCACTTTGTAATGGGTATATCCTGCCTCTCCAATCTAAGTTATAGCAGTAGTAAAACTCTTGCTCGTCTTTAAACTTCATAGCAGTAGCTAGCTGAGACACAAGAAGAAGTCTTTTACCTCTATCACTTACTTGTTTTCTATGTGCTGTTCTACTAGCTTTCTTCCACTCTGCAAAAGCTTCAGGATTTGTAGCCTTAAACTGCTTATATTCTTCATCCGCAGCATCTATTGGTAATCCCTCAGGTCTAGGGACATAATCAAGTTCAGTTCCACTTGTTATTTCAAGATCAGATATTTCTTTATCTAACTCTACGAAATGCTGAGCTACCTCTAGCACTCTCTTGTTTATACACCAAGCAGTGTCTTGCAGTGCGTTAATAGCTCTATAAACCTTAGGCATCTCGTAGTCTTTTAGATAGTTGTTAGGCTTACCTGAGAGGTTCTTTACTAATGGTACTTGTAATACTGGAGTTAAGAAACCTCCTAACTTTCCTACTTCGTATGGTTTAGGCTTAACAAGCATAGGATAGAGTATAGGGGTAAGAAGCTCACACTCTCCCTCTACCTTTACTAGATACTCTCTAAACTCTTTTGTAGGAGTTAGGGTTTTAGCTATTCTATTATAACCATCTCGCTTATCGCCTATTTCAAATACACCAGTAGAAGCTATAAGAATATCTAAGAGTTTCTGACCTATCAAGAGTTGTTCTTTAGCATCTAATGTCTCTCTTGTAAAGTCCTCAGTCTCATCCATAAATCTATGAAAGCCTTTAGCTATCTTTTCTTTACTTACGCGTTTTTGTAGTTGGCTTTTAATATAGAAGTCAGCAGTTATAGCAATCCTAGAATTAACAGCCTTGTAGTTTTTGATATTTAGCTCTTCTAATAGAGCTTTAGCTATGGCTGTGGCTACGGATACTAGCCTAGTCTGCTTAGTGCATACGCTATTAAAGATAATCTTTAGAGTTATATATCCAGCCTCAGCATATCCTATACGCTCTATAAAGTCTTTAATAAACCTTTCATTATGCGTTAGCCTACCTTTCTTGTAAGTCATCAGACCTTGCATAAAAGGTTGCATAAGTTGATAGATAAGTACTGAGCTAACCTTAGTTTCTCCGTAGCCACCTTTAGCTTTAGCTTTAGCTACTTCTTTTCTTATCTTCTCAACACCTTCGTTAATACCCTCAAGTTCAAGATTTAATTGTCTTTGCTCTAGTGTCATAATGTCCTCCTTTATGGACTTTTAGTAAGACCAAGAGAAAGACAGAGAGTTCTATAACCATCCTATGGATATCTAAGAGTAATCCTTTACAATCCTTTACCCCCCTCTGCTCCTCCTATAAGTGGAGTGTGTTAGGGAGTAAAAAGATTAAAATCTTCACGATTAAGATTAACCTAAGCTAATAATAGTAATAAGAATAGGCTCAATTCTTCCTATTAGTCTAACCTACTAACGACATAAAAAGGTAAAAGTTTAGGGGTAGGGACTTCCTGCGATTTTCCCTATAAAGTTAATAAGAATATCACAGAAAGCCTTAAGATTACGGGCTTCAAACCCGATGACTGGGCGGTTGACCGTCTGGTGGGGAGTTCGATTCTCTCATCCTCTCGCCACTCTCATTTTAAATTTTGCTTTTATCAAGCAAATTTATAATCCCAAACAAAATAAAGCTTAATACAACCAAAACAAGGCTTAAAACTAGAGCCTCATCGCTTTTACCATCATATACGGCATTATAAATGGCAAGCGAGATAGTGTCGGTTTTTCCTATTATATTTCCGCCAAGTATAAGTGTTATGCCAACCTCGCCAAGCCCACGCGAGATCGCTAAGATAAAAGCCGCTGCTACGCTTTTTGCAACACATGGGAAGAGCACGAAAATAGCTGTTTGAAATTTATCTTTTCCAAGGCTATATGCTGCTTCACTTAGGCTTTTTGAAAGTGAGCCAAGAGCAGATGCGACAGGCTTTACAAAAAGTGGTAGCGAAGCTATAAAAGCAGCTAACACAAGAGCCTTAAAACTAAAAATAATTTCTAAATTTAAAGCCTTGCCGACGATGCCATTTTTGCCAAGCAGATAAAGCAGTAAAAATCCAGTAGCAATGGGCGGAAAGATGAGTGGAAAAGTTACGATCATCTCTAAAATGGCTCTAAGTTTACCTTTATAAAAGGCCAAAAGATAAGCTAAAGCCAGCCCAAAAACGATAAGCAAAGCCCCTTGGCACAAAACGACCTTTACACTTAAAAATAGTGGATCAAATAGCCAAGAGAGCTCTTGCAAATTTAGCCTTATCTTATGCCAAATTTAGTGTAAATTTCTTTTGATCTCTCGCTTTTTAGCTCAGTTAAAAATTTCTCACAATCAGCCTTTTTATCGCATCCTTCAAGCTTCGCAGCCACGATGTTTGCTGGAGCGTAAAGCGATTTGTCTATCAAGACAAAACTACCAAATTCATCTTTGTGTGCATTTAGTTCGGTTTGGTTGATGAATCCAGCATCAACTTCGCCGTTTAATATATATGTAACGACCTGTGGCACACCAGCAACTGCTAAAATTTTATCCTTTAGCTCGCTGCTTAAATTCGCTTTTTGCATAAATTCATTCGCCCTTTTGCCATAAACCGTCTTTACAGCATCTGGCATAGCGATCTTAGAAAGAGCTTTTAGCTCGTCAACTTTTTCTATTTTCACGCCCTTTTTAGTAGCTAATACCAAGGCGCCTGAGCCTAAATTTACATACTCGGCGATCTTTAGATCAGACTTTTTCAAAAAGTCCTCATCGCCCACTATCACGTCAGTTTTGCCCTCTTTTGCCTGCGCCATGATCGCTGTGATGTTTGCAAAAGAAGTATCGATATTTACGCCATCTTTTTTGAGATTTTGCGCGACTGCTTCAACTATCTTTTTATATCCACCACCCGCACTTACTAGCAAATTTTCATTGCCAAATGCAAATAGTGCAACCATTAGAAGTAAGAACTTTTTCATATTTTTCCTTTAAAAGTAAAATTTCAAGATTTTATAAAATACACTCTTATACATTCTTAAAATATATTTTTATAACTTATTCGGATTTTTGCCAAAATGGTATAATCCCAACAAAACAAAAGGACAGACATGAACGAACTTGAGCTAAAGATGCAGGGCAAGATAGATAGGCTAACAGACAAGACCTTTAAGCTAGATCCAAGGATCGGCGAGGGCTACTTTACTGCGAAATATTTTCTAAAAGTAAATGAGATAATTAAGCAAAACTTACCAGATCAGCATGTGACGATGCAGTTCTTTCAAAGGCGCGATGATATCGTACTTTGTGGCATCGACGAAGTTTTAGCCGTCATCAATAAATTTGCCAAAGACCCAATCGAGCTTGAAATTTATGCGCTTAATGATGGCGATGTCATAAATGCAAACGAGCCAGTTTTAAAGATAAGCGGCAAGTATGAAAATTTTGGCTTTTTAGAAAATGTGATCGATGCGACACTTACTAGAAGAAGCTGCGTAGCGACAAACTCAAGAGATGTGATAAGAGCGGCAAATGGAAAGGACGTTTTTAGTATGGCGGATAGGCAAGATGACATCTGCACGCAACCAGGCGACGGCTATGCATCATTTGTAGGCGGTATCAAAAAAGTCGCTACTGACGCTCAGGGCGAGCTTACGGGGCTAAAAGGTGGTGGCACCATGCCTCATGCGCTTATTCAAATGTGCGGTGGAGATATAGTAAAAGCCTCAGAAATTTATGCTAAAACCTTTGAAAATGAGAAGGTCACGGCCTTAGTGGACTATAACAACGACGTGATCACAGACGCATTAAGAGCTGCAAATGCCCTAAAAGAGAGGCTTGGCGCAGTTAGAGTTGATACTAGTAAAAATTTGATAGATAAGCATTTTGAAGACAAAGATACGAGTAAATTTGACCCGCACGGCGTTTGCAAGGAGCTTATATTTGCCCTAAGAGAGGCGCTTGATAAAGCTGGCTTTAAGCATGTTAAAATCGTCGTTAGCTCAGGATTTAATCCGCAAAAAATGAGCGAATTTGAGAAATTTAACACCCCAGTTGATATTTACGGCGTGGGAAGCTATCTTGTTAAAAATGACATTTGTGGCTTTACAGGCGATCTAGTCGAGCTAAACGGCAAAAGTGAGGCTAAATTTGGCAGGAAAAATTTCGCTTCAGATAGACTAAAAAGAGTTAAATTT
This genomic interval from Campylobacter concisus contains the following:
- a CDS encoding molybdate ABC transporter permease subunit gives rise to the protein MQELSWLFDPLFLSVKVVLCQGALLIVFGLALAYLLAFYKGKLRAILEMIVTFPLIFPPIATGFLLLYLLGKNGIVGKALNLEIIFSFKALVLAAFIASLPLFVKPVASALGSLSKSLSEAAYSLGKDKFQTAIFVLFPCVAKSVAAAFILAISRGLGEVGITLILGGNIIGKTDTISLAIYNAVYDGKSDEALVLSLVLVVLSFILFGIINLLDKSKI
- a CDS encoding nicotinate phosphoribosyltransferase; translated protein: MNELELKMQGKIDRLTDKTFKLDPRIGEGYFTAKYFLKVNEIIKQNLPDQHVTMQFFQRRDDIVLCGIDEVLAVINKFAKDPIELEIYALNDGDVINANEPVLKISGKYENFGFLENVIDATLTRRSCVATNSRDVIRAANGKDVFSMADRQDDICTQPGDGYASFVGGIKKVATDAQGELTGLKGGGTMPHALIQMCGGDIVKASEIYAKTFENEKVTALVDYNNDVITDALRAANALKERLGAVRVDTSKNLIDKHFEDKDTSKFDPHGVCKELIFALREALDKAGFKHVKIVVSSGFNPQKMSEFEKFNTPVDIYGVGSYLVKNDICGFTGDLVELNGKSEAKFGRKNFASDRLKRVKF
- a CDS encoding DNA-directed RNA polymerase; protein product: MTLEQRQLNLELEGINEGVEKIRKEVAKAKAKGGYGETKVSSVLIYQLMQPFMQGLMTYKKGRLTHNERFIKDFIERIGYAEAGYITLKIIFNSVCTKQTRLVSVATAIAKALLEELNIKNYKAVNSRIAITADFYIKSQLQKRVSKEKIAKGFHRFMDETEDFTRETLDAKEQLLIGQKLLDILIASTGVFEIGDKRDGYNRIAKTLTPTKEFREYLVKVEGECELLTPILYPMLVKPKPYEVGKLGGFLTPVLQVPLVKNLSGKPNNYLKDYEMPKVYRAINALQDTAWCINKRVLEVAQHFVELDKEISDLEITSGTELDYVPRPEGLPIDAADEEYKQFKATNPEAFAEWKKASRTAHRKQVSDRGKRLLLVSQLATAMKFKDEQEFYYCYNLDWRGRIYPLQSGGCPNPQGNDLSKALLKFANGVALGAEGAKWLSMLGANTFGDDKLPMIERWTWAKAHEKDILMVAKDPYENKWWFEADEPFKFLAFCFEWSDYVASSYSSEFLSYLPVPLDGSCSGIQHFSALLLDERGALATNVINGDEDKPNDIYAEVAKEVSKAVEIDAANGVLEAKPLVGKVDRKVTKRNTMTTPYGVSRDGMKGQLLSELNPKDYTFVDTSFAKMCVYLADRNKEGIEKVVVASKDAMAFLKDMAKVASKEDKPLYWTTPSGFKVKQEYRKLTSKLVETYWGGTRVRLSVEEEAKDSDKKIDSRATTNGQSPNYIHSMDASHLVLTVDACLDKGVENFAMIHDSFATHAGNTDTLRDTLREEFVKMYSENNLAKFRDEIASQLSPKNAKKLPELPKQGNLDITKVLNSTYFFS
- the modA gene encoding molybdate ABC transporter substrate-binding protein, yielding MKKFLLLMVALFAFGNENLLVSAGGGYKKIVEAVAQNLKKDGVNIDTSFANITAIMAQAKEGKTDVIVGDEDFLKKSDLKIAEYVNLGSGALVLATKKGVKIEKVDELKALSKIAMPDAVKTVYGKRANEFMQKANLSSELKDKILAVAGVPQVVTYILNGEVDAGFINQTELNAHKDEFGSFVLIDKSLYAPANIVAAKLEGCDKKADCEKFLTELKSERSKEIYTKFGIR